One window of the Micropterus dolomieu isolate WLL.071019.BEF.003 ecotype Adirondacks linkage group LG08, ASM2129224v1, whole genome shotgun sequence genome contains the following:
- the atp6ap1a gene encoding ATPase H+ transporting accessory protein 1a isoform X2, with protein MATKGTMHLHRISASLAVFLGLLSLLNTGNCDEQVPLILWTSEGISLPSQSPPTAGHIVEQQQLASYLEKAVNVGPRNVVLFLQDKMSIEDFTMYGGAFGNKQDSVFPNLEGALMSSSSSLVLPAVSWPASNAVIGQLQDQLETSPLYMDPETLSQLRLNASSPALLIFRLPYGIGADLMSAKEILSGNDEVIGQVLSIMKTQSVPYTAIYTALRPSREAASLSMEAGLGGGRSLLQARGGYKERERERERQRRIKEKAGLYAPVEFKEDEETCILLWAKSLTVRILRSGRWEDHDLTPSTFGEGVSPKLHGSSCDKTKARLVLNYENVLGHRSFKLIFAMSQRHYQVSARRWFTLDAVELEYDGTKATFNGSRNIYAPAEYSYRCESVTNFRWPLLIPRSSKDPANQWKVSFEDFQIQGFNVTGSEFSYASDCAGFFSPGIWMGLITSLLMVLVLTYGLHMIMQLHTMDRFDDPKGPAISVPQTE; from the exons GATCTCCCTACCAAGCCAGTCCCCTCCTACAGCCGGTCACATCgtcgagcagcagcagctggccTCTTACCTGGAGAAAGCTGTGAACGTCGGCCCAAGAAATGTAGTGCTGTTCCTTCAGGACAAg ATGAGCATAGAAGACTTCACCATGTATGGAGGGGCTTTTGGAAACAAGCAGGACAGTGTTTTCCCCAACCTCGAG GGGGCCCTGatgtcctcgtcctcctctctGGTATTACCTGCTGTGTCCTGGCCTGCCTCCAATGCAGTGATTGGCCAGCTCCAGGACCAATTAGAAACCTCTCCTCTGTACATGGACCCTGAGACACTAAGCCAGCTGAGACTCAACGCTTCCTCACCCGCCCTGCTGATTTTCAGGCTGCCGTACGGAATCGG AGCTGATCTGATGTCTGCAAAAGAGATTCTCAGTGGAAACG ATGAGGTTATTGGTCAGGTGTTGAGCATCATGAAGACCCAGTCTGTCCCCTATACAGCCATTTACACAGCCCTGCGGCCCTCCAGG GAGGCGGCATCTCTCTCTATGGAAGCGGGCCTGGGTGGAGGACGCTCCCTCCTGCAGGCCAGAGGTGGATataaggagagggagagagaaagagagaggcagcgAAGGATCAAGGAGAAGGCTGGGCTCTACGCTCCAGTGGAGTTTAAG GAGGACGAAGAGACCTGTATCCTCCTGTGGGCAAAAAGTCTGACTGTGCGCATCCTTCGGAGTGGTCGCTGGGAAGACCATGACCTGACTCCGTCTACCTTTGGGGAAGGTGTCAGCCCGAAACTTCATGGCTCAAGCTGCGACAAAACCAAAGCGAG GTTGGTTCTTAATTATGAGAATGTCCTCGGTCATCGCAGCTTCAAACTGAT ctttGCCATGAGCCAGCGTCACTACCAGGTGTCTGCACGCCGCTGGTTCACGCTAGACGCCGTGGAGCTGGAGTACGACGGGACCAAAGCCACATTTAACGGTAGCAGAAACATTTATGCCCCTGCTGAGTACTCGTACCGCTGTGAGTCCGTCACCAACTTCCGTTGGCCCCTGCTCATCCCACGCTCATCCAAAGATCCAGCCAATCAGTGGAAGGTCTCTTTTGAAGACTTTCAG ATCCAGGGCTTTAACGTGACCGGCAGTGAGTTCTCGTATGCCAGCGACTGTGCAGGCTTCTTCTCTCCTGGTATCTGGATGGGTCTGATAACCAGTCTTTTGATGGTCCTCGTGCTCACCTACGGCCTGCACATGATCATGCAGCTCCACACTATGGACCGTTTTGATGACCCCAAGGGCCCGGCCATCTCTGTGCCCCAAACGGAGTAA
- the atp6ap1a gene encoding ATPase H+ transporting accessory protein 1a isoform X1: MATKGTMHLHRISASLAVFLGLLSLLNTGNCDEQVPLILWTSEGISLPSQSPPTAGHIVEQQQLASYLEKAVNVGPRNVVLFLQDKMSIEDFTMYGGAFGNKQDSVFPNLEGALMSSSSSLVLPAVSWPASNAVIGQLQDQLETSPLYMDPETLSQLRLNASSPALLIFRLPYGIGADLMSAKEILSGNDEVIGQVLSIMKTQSVPYTAIYTALRPSRLSLLQEAASLSMEAGLGGGRSLLQARGGYKERERERERQRRIKEKAGLYAPVEFKEDEETCILLWAKSLTVRILRSGRWEDHDLTPSTFGEGVSPKLHGSSCDKTKARLVLNYENVLGHRSFKLIFAMSQRHYQVSARRWFTLDAVELEYDGTKATFNGSRNIYAPAEYSYRCESVTNFRWPLLIPRSSKDPANQWKVSFEDFQIQGFNVTGSEFSYASDCAGFFSPGIWMGLITSLLMVLVLTYGLHMIMQLHTMDRFDDPKGPAISVPQTE, translated from the exons GATCTCCCTACCAAGCCAGTCCCCTCCTACAGCCGGTCACATCgtcgagcagcagcagctggccTCTTACCTGGAGAAAGCTGTGAACGTCGGCCCAAGAAATGTAGTGCTGTTCCTTCAGGACAAg ATGAGCATAGAAGACTTCACCATGTATGGAGGGGCTTTTGGAAACAAGCAGGACAGTGTTTTCCCCAACCTCGAG GGGGCCCTGatgtcctcgtcctcctctctGGTATTACCTGCTGTGTCCTGGCCTGCCTCCAATGCAGTGATTGGCCAGCTCCAGGACCAATTAGAAACCTCTCCTCTGTACATGGACCCTGAGACACTAAGCCAGCTGAGACTCAACGCTTCCTCACCCGCCCTGCTGATTTTCAGGCTGCCGTACGGAATCGG AGCTGATCTGATGTCTGCAAAAGAGATTCTCAGTGGAAACG ATGAGGTTATTGGTCAGGTGTTGAGCATCATGAAGACCCAGTCTGTCCCCTATACAGCCATTTACACAGCCCTGCGGCCCTCCAGG TTGTCTCTTTTACAGGAGGCGGCATCTCTCTCTATGGAAGCGGGCCTGGGTGGAGGACGCTCCCTCCTGCAGGCCAGAGGTGGATataaggagagggagagagaaagagagaggcagcgAAGGATCAAGGAGAAGGCTGGGCTCTACGCTCCAGTGGAGTTTAAG GAGGACGAAGAGACCTGTATCCTCCTGTGGGCAAAAAGTCTGACTGTGCGCATCCTTCGGAGTGGTCGCTGGGAAGACCATGACCTGACTCCGTCTACCTTTGGGGAAGGTGTCAGCCCGAAACTTCATGGCTCAAGCTGCGACAAAACCAAAGCGAG GTTGGTTCTTAATTATGAGAATGTCCTCGGTCATCGCAGCTTCAAACTGAT ctttGCCATGAGCCAGCGTCACTACCAGGTGTCTGCACGCCGCTGGTTCACGCTAGACGCCGTGGAGCTGGAGTACGACGGGACCAAAGCCACATTTAACGGTAGCAGAAACATTTATGCCCCTGCTGAGTACTCGTACCGCTGTGAGTCCGTCACCAACTTCCGTTGGCCCCTGCTCATCCCACGCTCATCCAAAGATCCAGCCAATCAGTGGAAGGTCTCTTTTGAAGACTTTCAG ATCCAGGGCTTTAACGTGACCGGCAGTGAGTTCTCGTATGCCAGCGACTGTGCAGGCTTCTTCTCTCCTGGTATCTGGATGGGTCTGATAACCAGTCTTTTGATGGTCCTCGTGCTCACCTACGGCCTGCACATGATCATGCAGCTCCACACTATGGACCGTTTTGATGACCCCAAGGGCCCGGCCATCTCTGTGCCCCAAACGGAGTAA
- the LOC123975457 gene encoding L-rhamnose-binding lectin SML-like gives MLCSRLCTTLLLAATCLLMRAGFSRAEQATERVITCDDAYNVQRLSCANGAISVQTALYGRADSTTCSEGRPPQQLTNTQCSLQGTLDIMRKRCNGKSVCETNTFRASDPCYGIYKYLETTYTCLPAIFSVTCEESLANLQCSGRRVISVYSAYYGRRDSATCSYQRPASQVENVDCCNPTSKVAEGCNGKHSCTIKASNSVFGDPCVGTYKYLEVAYTCKKRGN, from the exons GATTTTCCAGAGCTGAACAGGCCACAGAGAGAGTGATCACCTGTGATGATGCCTACAACGTCCAACGCCTGAGCTGTG CGAATGGAGCGATCAGTGTGCAGACCGCTCTGTATGGACGTGCAGACAGTACAACCTGCAGTGAGGGCCGACCTCCACAACAGCTTACCAACACACAGTGTTCTCTGCAgggcaccttggacattatgagGAAAAG ATGTAATGGCAAGAGCGTGTGTGAAACAAACACCTTCCGTGCTTCTGATCCCTGTTATGGCATCTACAAATATCTGGAGACCACCTACACCTGCCTCCCAGCAA TCTTCAGCGTAACATGTGAGGAGTCTTTGGCAAACCTGCAGTGTT CTGGAAGACGGGTTATATCTGTCTACAGTGCTTATTATGGACGCCGTGACTCCGCCACATGCTCCTACCAACGACCTGCCTCTCAGGTCGAAAACGTCGACTGCTGCAACCCCACAAGCAAAGTTGCTGAAGG CTGTAACGGGAAACACAGCTGTACTATCAAAGCCAGCAACTCAGTGTTTGGAGACCCCTGTGTTGGCACTTACAAGTACCTGGAGGTGGCTTACACATGTAAAA AGCGTGggaattaa